The DNA region GATGAAAGTCACTTTCATCACAGCCATTCCACTGAGCCCACCACCCTCTCTTCAGCTCTGCCCAAGTACAAACATCTCACCTTCTTTACCCCAGCCATCCTTCTCATATAGTATTTTCATCTCTGTTGCTGTCagagtttgaaaataaataactggtgaagaaaagcagacagaaggAGGGGTTGGAACAGAAGGGAATGCTTGAAAGTCTCATGTCCTAACAAGTGggctgctttttgttttaagcATTTCCTGACGGGCTGTGGAAGGAGATGTGTTTATTTAGGACTGGGTTGGGTTGTGTTTCCATGATGCTTGTGGGAATGAAACTAGATCCCTCAACTGATTTCTCTAAGCAACTCTTCTGTCTACTGGGCAGTCCTGGAATAACCCCAGTGCCTGAAGGAACACAGAAAGTATGTAACATCTGGATTGCAGCAGAACACGGGATAGAGCACAGGGTAGAAGCACAGTCAGTCTCAGCCTCCTGCTTCCTGTAAATCGAGCACAACCCACCCACTAATGTGAATCTTTGAAGCAACTGCATagacaataaaaacaacaaaaaagggaCTACTCTGAACAAAAGGAGTTTGAGTCGAGCTGGAGAAAGGATTTCATTATTCAGGCTAATCTCAGGATCAGTTTAGATGAGCCATTACTGAATATCCTCATTAAAGTTCTAGGTGAAGTAGCAAATTGCAAGTTAATGAGAACCGCAGATGGCACTAAACTGGGTAGCATCCTGAGAGCTGTGGATGACAGAAGTAACACAGGAGATTTGGAAAGATTAGAACTGGGGatagaaattaagaaaatgagaTTCTTACATGAAGCGGAAATATCTGGGGGAAAATACTGTGCCAAGTGGAGGAGAGGACTCTTAAGCACAGTAATGCAGTAATGCAGTGATGCAGTGATGCAGTAATGCAGTATGTAGGGACAGAGACTTACAGATAATAATGATGGACCCTCAGCTGAGACAGTAGTTTGCGCCTGGCCAACATAAAAAGCCAAAGCAAATAATAACACAATTTGTTGAAATAGCATGCCTAAAATGTGAGGACTGAGGACCATATTTCTGTATGAGTCTCTGCCACAGAAGGGGGACTTTCATCTTTGTCACGATGTATTTCActtgggaagggtttgggggggcggttttttgctttcttctttgaGAAGCAGTGCTAGAAATGCTCTTCTGAGATTAGGGTGTGTGGGAATTCAGCAGAAGCGGTGGATCTGCAGTCTGTTACAAGATACACCCTTAACAGACCTGATCATCAGTAATGTTCTAATGAATAGGAACAGATTTTTATATTCAGCAGAGGCTAGTAAGATTTATGAATTGCTGAAGCTTTTTTGCTGAAAAGGCCATTTCTAGTTTTGCAGGCAAATGTTGCCTTTTCATCCTTTGCCTCAATGAAGGGTTGGAAAGACAGTCAGAAAAAGACCAGAAGTGGGAAAGTCTGATGGGTAGATTCAGGGATGACTGGATGTATGCACTGAAAAGAGAGTGAGatgaagagattttcttttcccctatGTTCCCTGCATTGTTTCATAAACTAAAagctttggttttgtgtttcagaagagaaatgccGGAGCTTTATTGAGCTTTCGCCACCAGCAGAGAGAGGTAAGAGCACTGTATTTCGCTGTATTTCACTGTAGCTGTACAGTGCACCTCCTTGGGACAGGGGACCTGCAACATTTTGCCcgtgtggggacagcagggtgaGTCCCCAAAGAGCCGGGCATGAAATGCTGTGGTTGCTAAAAGAGCATAGATTTTCTCCCAGATGTTTGCATAAAACTGCCATTTGTGAAGTCAGTGCTAGAAACATCAGATTCCCTCCAGTATGAAGTGGCATTTGTCTCATGTAGTAAGTCGCCTGGTCTGGGGTTATGATCTTGCAGAAACAAAGGGGAGGAGGATGGATGTAGCCTCAGGGCAGTCCCTTCCACACAGGCTACACGTTAACTCATTGCTTCAGTTTGAGGGTCTAATACGAAGAATCTAGAAGCTGAATCTCCTCTGTGGCAAGTGAACAGAACATCTGAAAGCTATGCTTTCAAGGTGAAGTCCCTGCCTCATTAAatacaaaactgcattttttaggAGAGATCACCCCTCCTGTCATTGTCACATGTTTCAAATCACCCTGTGGATAGCTTCAGTATACTTTGATGTAAGTGTAAATATGCTATGGAGATTCTGTTTAATGAAAGCTTTTCAATTGGTGTGGGCTTGCAAACTTCCCTGGTGGCAAGGCATTTCAGAAGATGTTCATATGTGAAAGGGAAAGGCCTGGAGTGAAGAGCCTGTGTCAGCATTCAAACCCTCAGAGCAAGGGTGTAATAAATGCTGGGGATTTGCAAGTGCCATTTTCACCCCTTCCTGCACAAAGTACCATCTTAACATGACTGGTGCAGGTGCTATTGTATAGCTGGGTTAGCACTGGACAAGGTGGAGTGACTGCTGATTGTGGGATGGTCTGGCTGAGCTGGGTGcgggcagagcagctccacaaTACACAGGCAACGTTACAAGACCAAATTACACATCATCAGTGGGAAGCAAGGAAAAGGATGCAGAGGTCTCTCTGTATGTGTGGTGCCTGCAACCTCCAGAATACTTTTGATAGGCTGACCTTTAATGAAATATTCTCCTTGatggtgctgcagccagcagctaGCTCTTTTAAACAGGGAATGCAGCTCATCTATTTCTGCTAAAGAGCTGAGTGACTCTATGGCACTAATGATGTTGAGTATTCAAGTCAGTGCCACATTAATGAGGGTTTTCTTCACActccttttccccagctgaATGTCTCCTCTACAGCCATTAATAGTTGCTAACAGTAGTGCTCACAGTGCTGCTTCATTTGTCAGATTAATGTTTCTTGCTCAGTGAATCCTGTGCTTTTCCACAGCCCAGCATTACAGAGTGCCTTTCTTCATTCTCCTTCAATTCTTACTGCACAGCTGTAGAACTCAGCTCAGTTGTGAGCTCTGGTATCACTTAAATCCCACTCGAAATCCCAGCATGAAAGTACCTGCACTCTGTTCAAGAAGCAGGGTGAGTGGTCAATGTTACTGCCCTGGCTGGATCAACCTCAAGGAATGtactttcattttaattggGGTTTCAGTGAGAAATACAGGCTTGCATGAGGCCTCCTGAATTCTGGAGGCCATGTCCCAGACAGTCATGGTTGCACCATACAGCTCTTAACAAGTTGAGCCCCAGGTTAAAAGATGTTTGCTTTCATTGTTGTGATAAGAGCTCAGATGTGTTTGTGGCCAATCTATATGCTAATAATCTATTTCCCCtgtcttttcctctttgctttcctccttgCTGTTTATGAATAATGCTGGTGTGTTTACAGAGGGCATTTTTGttcctctcagctctgccatGCTAGAGGAGCCAAGCCATCCTCTGTGACAGGCACTCTGTCCCCTACAGCATCCATTGATCCCTTGCTCACAGCCTGGGAAGATTGCTTTtgggtgttgtttgttttccttcgTTCCCTTCTGTCCAAAGGACATCCTTTCAGGACTGGGTTGAGAGAGGGGAGCACTCTTCCTTGAATATGTTTTCATCCTGTATTCCTGGCAGGAATCCTTTGGCTGTCACTGGGATCAGAGATACTGTACATCAGCTTGCTGCTCATCAGCTTCATCCTCCTGATGGTGGAAATTCTGCATACTGGCAATCCTGTCTGTGGGATGAAGCTGAATGCCTTTGCTGCTGTCTCCTCAGTGCTGTCAGGTAAGTATATTACTGTAGTCTTGGAATCTCGGCACTGGAGAGCCTGCTTTTCCACTCAAGGCTGAAGTatgctgctctggctcctgtTATAACTTCTTTGCTTTGTCCTTTGTGTCCAGGTCTCCTTGGGATGGTGGCACACATGATGTACACTCAAGTCTTCCAGGCAACAGTTAATCTGGGACCGGAGGACTGGAGACCACACACGTGGGACTATGGCTGGGCATTCTAGTATGTGAGCTCTGAAGTCATCTTCACTCCCTTAGCCTTTAGACCTTCAGCCATGCCTCCTCCTTTCCTGACCTTCTGTGTGTTCCAAAGACATGTGTACCATGGTTCTCCTACTACTAATCTCCTGTCTTTGCCTCACCCTGTTTTAATAAATGGTGGCTGAGCTACTTAAATGAATAGCTACCAAAGGACTGGGAAAACAATGAGGTCACACCTAAACAATTGCCTTCAGCCCTGCTGACTAATTAGGCTTGCCCCTCTGCTGGTTTGCTCCATTTGATCTCAAACTCTTCCCTGTGTGCAGAGGCCAGTGTCCCACTTGTAATGACGCTCTTGAACACaccttgtttttctgcagttttaatAAATTGCATGCTGGTTTGGCATCTCCACTAACCAATGTCAGGCAAAAGGGCCTATTCCTGCAACACCAAGCCTTGACACGTGCCTGAAGATGTGGGCACAGTTCAGCTCCCAACCAGCAGTCACACCATCTTCTCCAGTGCCGGCCCAGCCACATAAGGGCAGTTGCACTGGAGGCCAAGGTCATCTTAAGATGGTATTACatgcaggaaggagggaaagcaggCAGTAGATCACAGTGTCACCTGTGAGCCAGGAAGAGGAGCTGTGAAAAGCAACTGGCTCAGTGTGCCTTTCTCTGAAGGATAAAGCAGCCAAGCACAGCTGACATGACACACATGACTGGAAAAACACTTGGAGGTGCCTTGCAGGTGCCCGTGGAGAGTGCAGGTCGAGTTTACAATGCTGTATTGATGATGACCATATTGATTCTTAAACACTTCAGTGCTGTGTGCCACTCGTGGACATCAAATGCCAGGATGGCAATTTGGTTATGCTCACATAGACAAGCCTCATGCGCAGTAAGACACTGAGCAGCCCTGCAATGtgagctgtgctctcctgctctgACCAGCTACAgatgttcctgctgctcttctccctgtATCACTCCTTTCCCTGTCATAGGGATGACCAATATTTATCCCACTGATCTAAGAAGAATCTTGAGGTGGGATAAGCCCTCAGAACTGTAACGCTATGAGCCTTAGTCATTTTAGTTCATGTCTGTGCCCAGTAGGTTCTTCCTGGCAAATCAGGGAGAATTGGAGTGTGTCACGGTGTTCTGTACCCTCTATGGCTTTTCACAGCATTTGCCTCTGTGTCTCTGGCAGCATGGCCTGGGCCTCCTTCACCTGCTGCATGGCCTCTGCTGTCACCACTCTCAATACCTACACCAAGACAATACTGGAGTTCAAAAGGAACCACATCAAGGGATATGATGGGACCTTCAAGGATCACCCTCAGCACCACCAGTGCTTCATACAGCAAATAAGCAGTTACTATGAGCCCAAAGGCAAGGTCTTCCATTCAGTCTCTGAGGGAGTCGACTTCTACACTgatctgcagcagaaaatactCCAGCGGGAACCAGAGCTGGACCTAGATGAAGTCCTGGGCCAGACCATCGGGGAGGATCGCTGTTAGGGAAAAGTGTACACGGACAGAGCAGTGTGGTTTGGGAGGCACAAGAGCTCTGAACCAAGAACTGCCACCACTGTTAGCAGGTTTTGGGGAGCTCTTCCTGTCTCTACAGAGAGTGAGGAGGGGGGCACTGGGTCATGGCAACTAGAGTAGAAGTTTGGGGGCCCTCCCTGGTCATATAAAGTGTGATGGGTACCTTCATCTAGCAAGGGTGAAACTGGAGGGACATGCTGGTGGCAGCAGTCTCCAGCACTTTCAGATTTGAGTCAGACGTCCTAATCGCAGTATTGCACTTTGGAACAGATAGTCAGCACCATCCAGATGGCAAATTGCACTGCTGGGTGGTGTCACATTGACCATCCCTCAACATCTCCAGTGGTGAAGGCTATCGGTGTTCACATTGATCAGCTGTCACCCTCTCTGAACACCCCATTTATTCTTAATTTCCAGGCCCAAACTCTTCTCCATGCCCCCAGATCTAAAGTGCTGGTGCAGTAGGAATAGGGGTTAGCTTTCTGACAtgtctcctcctctttcctATCTGTAATGACTCCCACATGTTCCCTTCCTGCTTTTTGCCTAAAAATCTCCTATTCTGAAGTACTTTGCTGTCTGTGTCATTTTACTCGTTTTTTTGCAAGCTTTATGAATTTGGCAGGACTTCCACTTTTTACATTACTTCTATTCACCTGCTCCTTTTTGTCCACTGTAAAAATATTGCAAACGACCCCTGAAGCAAAACCCCAGGCAAACTCATCATCTCTCAAAGGTGAAACAATGGTTCACATGACACATGATGCTGTccacagtatttattttgcttcactgtagttcaaatacatttttccaaCAATATACAGACAGACTCTTTATTCACAGTGGGGGCTGGGGGGAGTGTGGGCAGGGTGAATTCACATTGAGGAGGAGATAAC from Sylvia atricapilla isolate bSylAtr1 chromosome 5, bSylAtr1.pri, whole genome shotgun sequence includes:
- the GSG1 gene encoding germ cell-specific gene 1 protein translates to MVDADLLVHCPGFREMLLPCWMELLKGLPLHRTFLAVILNLLALTLSTTALLGSYWCTGTQKVPKPLCGKSKASQCVGVPMPSDADASNVSSEDTVHYSWETGDDRFAFRYFHTGMWLSCEESMEGPEEKCRSFIELSPPAERGILWLSLGSEILYISLLLISFILLMVEILHTGNPVCGMKLNAFAAVSSVLSGLLGMVAHMMYTQVFQATVNLGPEDWRPHTWDYGWAFYMAWASFTCCMASAVTTLNTYTKTILEFKRNHIKGYDGTFKDHPQHHQCFIQQISSYYEPKGKVFHSVSEGVDFYTDLQQKILQREPELDLDEVLGQTIGEDRC